Proteins from a single region of Paenibacillus sp. BIHB 4019:
- a CDS encoding glycoside hydrolase family 13 protein, with protein sequence MLLEAIYHRPKQNWAYAYDGKTLHIRLRTKKGDMDQVHAIVGDKYAWKETQELIEMSLLSSDALFDYWEAAVIPPFRRLRYAFQLTSGLEQLILTETGFHGAMPENSNSFFDYPYMNPIDVFAPPAWVKDAVFYQIFPERFANGDAALNPKATEAWGGDPTPRNFFGGDLQGVIDHLDYLYELGINAIYFNPLFEATTNHKYDTEDYMKVDAHFGTNEKLKELVDACHQRGIRVLLDAVFNHSGRTFPPFVDALERGAASPYADWFHVREWPLRVVDRIPTYETFAFEPLMPKLNTEHPDVKEYLFKAARYWIEEIGIDGWRLDVANEVDHQFWREFRAVVKKANPEAYILGEIWHDSMMWLQGDQFDAVMNYPFTNAVLDFFAYQTMDPSSFANALGAQLAAYPQQVTETAFNLLGSHDTPRLLTVCGDELGAMKLATLFKLTYPGVPCIYYGDEIGLSGGGDPECRKCMVWESEGQNAALLDFFKQAIALRLSYAALRGAHIRFIHADETGRIIVYERRSGDERIVIAMNAGAEPAEVSIRLDVKAVEEASREVAASADESSVDLKADSMRSNKASSTLQNTSVNGIMSRIGDLPSAEASAEAATVTVTAKEAAAQALSGRYEWLSLLQHAEQTRYAESGSITLQLPAYGYEVLLQQKLQ encoded by the coding sequence ATGTTATTGGAAGCTATTTATCATCGGCCAAAGCAAAACTGGGCGTATGCCTACGACGGAAAAACGCTGCATATCCGCCTGCGCACCAAAAAAGGCGATATGGACCAAGTCCACGCCATCGTTGGCGACAAATATGCCTGGAAGGAAACCCAGGAGCTGATTGAGATGTCGCTGCTATCGTCCGACGCCTTGTTTGACTATTGGGAAGCTGCGGTAATACCGCCTTTTCGCAGGCTGCGATACGCCTTCCAGCTGACTAGCGGCTTGGAGCAGCTCATTTTGACAGAGACGGGCTTTCATGGGGCGATGCCGGAAAACTCGAACAGCTTTTTTGACTATCCGTATATGAACCCTATTGATGTATTTGCCCCTCCTGCATGGGTGAAGGATGCTGTATTTTATCAAATTTTTCCAGAGCGGTTCGCAAACGGCGATGCTGCTTTGAATCCTAAAGCGACTGAGGCTTGGGGCGGCGATCCGACTCCACGCAATTTTTTCGGAGGCGATCTTCAGGGGGTTATTGACCATCTGGATTACCTCTACGAGCTTGGAATAAACGCTATTTATTTCAATCCTTTATTTGAAGCTACGACTAACCATAAATACGACACCGAGGATTATATGAAGGTAGATGCGCATTTCGGCACGAATGAGAAGCTCAAGGAGCTGGTGGACGCCTGCCATCAACGGGGCATACGCGTGCTGCTGGATGCGGTATTCAATCATTCTGGACGAACGTTTCCGCCTTTCGTTGATGCGCTTGAGCGCGGTGCGGCATCTCCTTATGCCGATTGGTTTCATGTGCGGGAATGGCCTTTGCGTGTAGTAGACCGCATACCCACCTACGAGACGTTCGCCTTCGAGCCGCTGATGCCAAAGCTCAATACCGAGCATCCCGATGTGAAGGAATACCTGTTTAAGGCCGCCCGCTACTGGATTGAAGAAATCGGAATCGACGGCTGGCGGCTCGATGTCGCCAATGAGGTGGATCACCAGTTTTGGCGCGAGTTCCGAGCCGTTGTGAAAAAAGCGAATCCCGAAGCCTACATCCTCGGTGAAATTTGGCATGACTCGATGATGTGGCTGCAGGGCGATCAATTCGACGCCGTCATGAATTACCCGTTCACGAATGCTGTACTCGACTTTTTCGCTTATCAGACAATGGATCCTTCCTCCTTCGCTAATGCGCTTGGCGCCCAGCTCGCCGCTTATCCGCAGCAGGTAACCGAGACGGCTTTCAACTTGCTAGGCAGCCATGATACGCCAAGGCTATTGACGGTTTGCGGAGATGAGCTTGGCGCGATGAAGCTGGCCACCCTGTTCAAGCTGACCTATCCCGGCGTCCCGTGCATTTATTATGGCGATGAAATCGGCTTAAGTGGCGGCGGCGATCCCGAATGCCGCAAATGCATGGTGTGGGAATCAGAGGGACAGAATGCTGCGCTGCTGGATTTCTTTAAGCAAGCGATCGCTCTGCGGCTCAGCTATGCCGCTCTTCGCGGTGCGCACATTCGCTTCATCCATGCCGATGAAACCGGGCGCATCATCGTTTATGAGCGCCGTTCAGGCGACGAGCGAATCGTTATCGCGATGAATGCCGGAGCCGAACCGGCAGAGGTCAGCATTCGCTTAGACGTTAAAGCGGTTGAGGAAGCTTCGCGGGAGGTCGCCGCAAGTGCAGACGAAAGCAGCGTGGACCTGAAGGCGGACAGCATGAGGAGCAATAAGGCCAGCAGCACGTTACAAAACACATCAGTGAACGGAATAATGAGCAGAATTGGCGATTTGCCTTCAGCAGAAGCCTCAGCAGAAGCAGCAACAGTAACAGTAACAGCAAAAGAAGCAGCCGCCCAAGCGCTAAGCGGGCGTTATGAGTGGTTGTCTCTGCTTCAGCATGCCGAACAAACCCGATATGCAGAGTCTGGCAGCATCACACTGCAGCTGCCAGCCTATGGCTATGAGGTGCTGCTGCAACAAAAGCTGCAATAG
- a CDS encoding alpha-amylase family glycosyl hydrolase yields MGIRADEGKCASVKEACLAALILLPLLLLVAACSNDSGSSSSSSSSSSDSPSSSPTPSSEVGSYDVDEQPSTVYYEIFVRSFYDTNGDGIGDLNGVTAKLDYLKQLGIGGIWLMPIQPSPSYHGYDVTDYYAINPDYGTMEDLHKLLKEAHERDIKVIMDLVVNHTSTEHPWFKEAAADAASPYRSWYHFAEQDERVQLDGAVGSNPWHAAGSSRYLGVFWEGMPDLNFDEPAVRGEMIQMGQFWLEQGLDGFRLDAAKHIYGDFASTLNLDAVKNNNQRWWQQFRSGLAKVNPGVFLIGEVWDSVTIVAPYLDRAFDSAFNFDLAGSLLRAASSESDPDAAYSLNRAYKLYGAASEGAFTDAPFLSNHDQNRVMSVLNGNAAHAKTAASLLLTLPGNPFIYYGEEIGMKGMKPDEHIREPMLWYSSLSGGEGQTTWERSSSNADPNAISVEAQLNEEQSLLAHYQMLIGWRDELPALRDGGIEEYRLDPPLRQVSSYIRAAAKERVLVLINLSNEQQIAELHEQEPFGLFDKVIRASHIGVEIQEGVISLPPYSVIIVK; encoded by the coding sequence ATGGGGATTAGAGCGGATGAAGGAAAGTGCGCCAGCGTTAAAGAGGCATGTCTAGCTGCTCTTATTCTGTTGCCATTGCTGTTGCTCGTTGCTGCATGCAGCAACGACTCTGGCTCCAGTTCTAGTTCTAGTTCTAGTTCTAGTGACAGCCCTAGCTCCAGCCCCACGCCCAGCTCAGAAGTAGGCAGCTATGATGTGGATGAACAACCCTCCACTGTGTATTATGAAATATTCGTGCGGTCGTTCTATGATACGAATGGCGACGGCATTGGCGATCTGAACGGTGTAACCGCAAAGCTGGATTATTTGAAGCAGCTTGGCATAGGGGGCATTTGGCTTATGCCGATTCAACCCTCGCCAAGCTATCATGGCTATGATGTGACAGACTATTATGCGATAAATCCCGATTATGGGACGATGGAGGATTTGCACAAGCTTCTGAAAGAGGCACATGAGCGAGATATTAAGGTCATTATGGATTTGGTCGTAAACCATACAAGCACGGAGCATCCGTGGTTTAAGGAAGCAGCGGCAGATGCTGCAAGCCCTTATCGCAGCTGGTATCATTTTGCTGAACAGGATGAGCGGGTGCAGTTGGACGGGGCCGTTGGAAGCAATCCTTGGCACGCTGCCGGGAGCAGCCGTTATTTAGGCGTTTTTTGGGAAGGGATGCCGGATTTGAATTTTGACGAGCCTGCCGTAAGGGGCGAGATGATCCAGATGGGGCAGTTTTGGCTGGAGCAGGGCCTTGATGGCTTTCGGCTTGACGCAGCCAAACATATATATGGCGATTTTGCTTCGACGCTAAACCTTGATGCTGTGAAAAATAACAACCAGCGCTGGTGGCAGCAGTTTCGCAGCGGACTTGCGAAGGTGAACCCGGGCGTCTTTCTTATTGGCGAGGTATGGGATTCAGTGACGATTGTTGCGCCCTATTTGGATCGGGCATTTGATTCGGCTTTTAACTTTGATTTGGCGGGCAGCTTGCTGCGCGCAGCGAGTTCAGAGAGCGACCCGGATGCTGCTTATTCTCTGAATCGGGCCTATAAGCTGTATGGAGCTGCCTCTGAAGGGGCGTTTACCGATGCTCCTTTTCTGAGCAATCATGATCAAAATCGTGTGATGTCGGTGTTGAACGGAAATGCAGCGCATGCCAAAACGGCTGCCTCTTTACTGCTGACACTGCCCGGCAATCCCTTTATTTATTATGGGGAAGAAATCGGAATGAAGGGCATGAAGCCAGATGAGCATATTCGCGAGCCGATGCTTTGGTACTCCTCATTAAGTGGTGGTGAAGGGCAAACGACATGGGAACGCTCCAGCTCAAATGCCGACCCGAATGCGATATCAGTGGAAGCGCAGCTCAACGAAGAACAATCGCTGCTGGCGCATTATCAAATGCTGATTGGGTGGAGGGATGAGCTTCCGGCTCTGCGGGACGGCGGCATCGAGGAATATCGCCTTGATCCGCCATTGAGGCAGGTTAGCTCGTATATAAGGGCAGCTGCCAAGGAACGGGTGCTCGTGCTTATTAACTTGTCCAATGAGCAGCAGATTGCCGAGCTGCATGAGCAGGAGCCGTTCGGCTTGTTCGATAAGGTGATACGTGCGAGCCATATAGGGGTGGAGATTCAAGAAGGGGTCATAAGCTTGCCGCCATACAGTGTGATTATTGTAAAATGA
- a CDS encoding sugar ABC transporter permease, which translates to MRKWKNNVRLTLSYALLLLISAVAIYPALWVVLSSLRPGGSLYSEHFWPRQFTLVHYAELFTSKAYLYGTWYLNTLKIAVVTMILSTILVTLSMYALSRFRFRGRKTALTVMLVLGMFPSFMSLIAIYIILLQLNLLDTHMALILVYSAGAALGGFIVKGFFDTIPRSLDEAARIDGASHLQVFAKIMLPLSKPMLTYVALTSFTGVWGDFIFARLVLRTKENWTVAVGMWDLVNSLQNSNFTMFAAGSVLVAIPITLLFIFLQRFLVQGLTSGASKG; encoded by the coding sequence ATGAGAAAATGGAAAAATAACGTCCGTCTGACCTTGAGCTATGCGCTGCTGCTGTTGATTTCGGCAGTCGCAATCTATCCGGCGCTATGGGTCGTGTTGTCTTCGCTGCGCCCGGGGGGCTCGCTGTACAGCGAGCATTTTTGGCCCAGACAATTTACGCTTGTCCATTATGCGGAGCTGTTTACGAGCAAGGCTTATCTATATGGCACATGGTATTTGAATACGCTGAAAATTGCCGTCGTCACGATGATTTTATCGACCATACTCGTTACGCTCAGCATGTACGCCTTATCGCGTTTCCGCTTTCGCGGACGCAAGACAGCATTGACGGTCATGCTGGTGCTCGGCATGTTTCCTAGCTTTATGAGCCTCATTGCGATCTACATTATATTGCTGCAATTAAATTTGCTTGATACGCATATGGCGCTTATTCTCGTCTATTCAGCGGGGGCCGCGTTAGGAGGATTTATTGTTAAGGGCTTCTTTGATACGATTCCCCGCAGCTTGGATGAAGCGGCGAGAATCGACGGAGCATCGCATTTGCAAGTATTTGCGAAAATCATGCTCCCATTGTCAAAGCCAATGCTGACCTACGTGGCGCTGACCTCGTTTACTGGCGTATGGGGCGACTTTATTTTCGCAAGGCTGGTGCTGCGTACGAAGGAAAACTGGACAGTGGCCGTGGGAATGTGGGATTTGGTCAATTCGCTGCAAAATAGCAATTTCACGATGTTCGCTGCTGGCTCCGTGCTGGTTGCAATACCGATTACGCTGCTCTTCATCTTTCTCCAGCGGTTTCTCGTACAGGGACTCACCTCTGGCGCTTCGAAGGGGTAA
- a CDS encoding sugar ABC transporter permease, whose product MKQHRTIAVLLSIVLQGLGQIYNRQWLKGILFMLLEVAGFIYIAPRLGGAIWGLVTLGEKTQKFVKVGKVAQMVKGDHSIFLILDGLIILFLVFVLLGVYVWNIADAYRNGKLRDEKKAVNTFRQSYEHATTFYFPYFMLALPALGVLFFTIMPIVFTVMLAFTNYSAPDHIPPAKLVDWVGFKTFVDLVKMKSWSHTFVGVLVWTIIWAVLATVTTYFGGILVALLIEQKGIRFRKLWRTIFIIPYAIPQLISLLVMKNLFNGQFGPINQYLGYFGLGGLPWLTDPFWAKVTVITVNMWIGIPVSMVLILGILTSIPRDLYEAADVDGASTLQKFRIITMPFILFSTMPILIMQFAGNINNFNVIFLLTGGNPAKGDYQFAGATDLLITWLYKLTLDNNKYNVASAVGIIIFLIVAIFSIWNFRRSKSFKEEDMIQ is encoded by the coding sequence ATGAAGCAGCATCGCACAATTGCGGTACTATTATCGATCGTGCTGCAAGGTTTAGGGCAAATTTATAACCGGCAGTGGTTAAAGGGCATTCTTTTTATGCTGCTAGAAGTGGCGGGCTTCATCTATATTGCTCCACGACTCGGTGGGGCGATCTGGGGCCTTGTTACATTAGGAGAGAAGACGCAGAAATTCGTAAAGGTTGGCAAAGTGGCGCAAATGGTCAAGGGCGACCACTCGATTTTTTTAATATTGGACGGGTTGATTATTTTATTTCTCGTATTTGTTCTGCTGGGCGTGTACGTGTGGAATATAGCAGATGCTTATCGCAATGGCAAGCTGCGGGATGAGAAGAAGGCTGTAAACACGTTCAGGCAATCGTATGAACATGCAACGACCTTTTATTTTCCTTATTTTATGCTGGCGCTTCCGGCGCTGGGCGTCCTTTTTTTCACGATTATGCCTATCGTATTTACGGTCATGCTCGCTTTTACAAACTATTCTGCTCCTGATCATATTCCGCCGGCGAAGCTTGTCGATTGGGTTGGGTTCAAGACGTTCGTTGATCTTGTGAAAATGAAATCATGGAGCCACACGTTTGTTGGCGTGCTGGTCTGGACGATTATTTGGGCCGTGCTGGCGACGGTTACGACTTATTTTGGCGGAATTCTCGTTGCTCTGTTAATCGAGCAGAAAGGCATTCGCTTTCGGAAGCTGTGGCGCACGATTTTTATTATTCCGTATGCGATTCCACAGCTCATTTCCTTATTGGTAATGAAAAATTTGTTTAATGGCCAATTCGGGCCGATTAATCAATATTTAGGCTATTTTGGGCTTGGCGGACTGCCGTGGCTTACCGATCCTTTCTGGGCTAAGGTAACGGTCATTACCGTCAATATGTGGATTGGCATACCTGTCAGCATGGTGCTTATTCTTGGCATTTTGACCTCGATTCCGCGTGATTTATACGAGGCTGCTGATGTGGATGGGGCGTCGACGCTGCAAAAATTCCGCATTATTACGATGCCGTTTATTTTGTTTTCAACGATGCCGATTTTGATTATGCAGTTTGCAGGCAATATTAATAACTTTAATGTGATTTTCCTCCTGACGGGCGGCAATCCGGCGAAGGGCGATTATCAGTTTGCCGGGGCGACCGATCTGCTGATTACTTGGCTGTATAAGCTGACGCTCGATAACAATAAATATAATGTGGCTTCCGCCGTTGGCATTATTATCTTTTTAATCGTAGCTATTTTCTCGATCTGGAATTTCCGGCGCTCGAAATCGTTCAAAGAGGAGGATATGATCCAATGA
- a CDS encoding maltose ABC transporter substrate-binding protein → MMKKWLGVLIVCVLVFTLAACGNAGKDSNNAITPEASSTPAEPGGNNAVTEEEGELLPEDGASLIIWEGKSQRNFVEALAQEFTEQYGVPVKLEEVENPDQVTKLTTDGPAGLGADVVVFPHDQIGRAASAGLVLPNDWFGEETASENDPNAVSAVTFEDILYGYPRSVETYALLYNKKLVSTPPKTFDEVIAFSKTFNDPKKNKYTIMWELQQFYYDYAFLATTGGYMFGSNNTDKEDIGLNNDGAVEGAKFLASLKESLLPLNTGDITFDIKKGLFIEGSLAMDINGPWSLADYKAAGMDLGVAPLPSIGGKPMSSFSGVQGYYVNAFTKYPNASKLFARFLSTKESQLRNFEMNGTIPANLEAVQDPKIQNDEITKAFYEQFSHSTPMPAIPQMASVWGPITAGIADIWDGGKDVKASLDNSVSQIKDAIASQ, encoded by the coding sequence ATGATGAAAAAGTGGTTGGGAGTATTAATCGTCTGTGTGCTCGTATTTACTTTGGCGGCATGCGGCAATGCGGGCAAAGACAGCAATAATGCGATTACGCCGGAAGCTTCTTCGACGCCTGCAGAGCCAGGTGGCAATAATGCGGTCACTGAGGAAGAAGGCGAGCTGCTGCCGGAGGATGGAGCAAGTCTCATCATCTGGGAAGGCAAATCCCAGCGCAATTTTGTAGAAGCGTTGGCGCAAGAGTTTACGGAGCAATATGGCGTTCCAGTCAAGCTGGAGGAGGTTGAAAATCCCGATCAGGTGACGAAGCTGACGACGGATGGGCCGGCAGGGCTGGGAGCGGACGTCGTTGTATTCCCGCATGATCAGATTGGGCGCGCCGCTTCTGCGGGTCTCGTGCTGCCGAATGATTGGTTCGGAGAAGAAACGGCAAGCGAAAATGACCCTAATGCCGTCAGTGCGGTAACTTTTGAGGACATCCTTTATGGCTATCCCCGTTCCGTTGAAACGTATGCGCTGCTTTACAATAAAAAGCTCGTTTCAACCCCTCCGAAAACGTTCGACGAGGTTATCGCTTTCAGCAAAACGTTTAATGATCCGAAAAAAAATAAATATACGATTATGTGGGAGCTTCAGCAATTTTATTATGATTATGCATTCCTTGCTACGACGGGGGGGTATATGTTCGGCAGCAATAATACAGATAAAGAAGACATTGGCCTAAACAATGACGGTGCTGTCGAGGGAGCAAAGTTCCTTGCTTCGTTGAAGGAAAGCCTGCTGCCGCTCAATACAGGAGATATTACTTTTGATATAAAAAAGGGACTATTCATCGAAGGCTCCTTGGCGATGGATATTAATGGACCATGGTCACTCGCGGATTACAAGGCGGCCGGAATGGATCTTGGCGTAGCGCCGCTGCCATCGATTGGCGGGAAGCCGATGAGTTCTTTCTCAGGCGTTCAAGGCTATTATGTAAACGCCTTTACGAAATATCCGAATGCGTCGAAGCTGTTTGCACGATTCCTGTCTACGAAAGAGTCGCAGCTTCGCAACTTTGAAATGAACGGCACGATTCCGGCAAACTTAGAAGCTGTTCAGGATCCTAAAATTCAAAACGATGAAATTACGAAAGCCTTCTATGAGCAATTTTCGCATTCTACGCCAATGCCAGCTATCCCGCAAATGGCAAGTGTATGGGGGCCTATTACAGCCGGCATCGCCGATATTTGGGACGGGGGAAAGGATGTGAAAGCATCTCTCGATAACTCGGTATCGCAAATTAAAGATGCTATTGCCAGCCAATAA